The sequence GACAGAACATCAAAGCCTTGCGCAATGCGCGGCGCCCAAGCAGCAGCATCACCAAACTTGGGCGAGCCCGCCAGGCCATCCTTGTGACAGGAGAAGCAAATGCTCTCCGTTACCTGCTTGCCCGTGTGCATGCCCGGCGCCACGATTTCACCGGCGTTGACCTCACCTGCGGGCCGCACGCGTGCGGCAACCGCTTCCTTGGTCATGGTGGCCGGGTCAGGCTGGCTTTCGTTGATACTGGTACTCAACTTGGCAATCAGAATGCCCGCAATGATCGGCACGGCGAAACCTGCCGCCACCAGACCCACCAGTTGCTTCGGACTCATTGAATTATTATCTGCACTCATGCTTGCCCAACCCTGTTCAAACATAAAAATTAGCGGCGATTATACGGCATTTGCCCCTGTCCGCGACAAAAAACGTGGACGGATGATCAGAAAATCGCTATTCTAGCGCCCTCTGCTGTCCATGCACCCGTAGCTCAGTTGGATAGAGTGTCAGTTTCCGAAGCTGAAGGTCACAGGTTCGATTCCTGTCGGGTGCGCCACCACATTCCAGTAATATTGCTACGCCAGTATAGCCCGATCCCCTTAGCTTGCCAGTGATACGGCTTGGGGAGTGCTTGCATATGACTACGGTTCTGCTTTAATCCGAATGTCACCCCTTCGCCGCACACCGCCTCACCTTACATCAAGGAGCGGACCATGAAACTCTCTCACCGCCTGTTACTATTGACCCTGTTTAGCCTGCTGGGCTTGCTGCTGCTGGGGGCAGTTTCGCTCTATCTAAGCCGCCAGGGCCTGCTTGCAGAAAAACATGCTCAGATTGAGCAACTGCTGCAGATTGCAGAGAGCGTAGTCAGCCAGCAGGCGCAACTGGCAGCAGAAGGAAAGATACCTGAAGCCGAGGCCAAAAAGCAGGCTCTGCTGGCCCTGGCCAGTGCCCATGCCAAAGACGGTTACTACTTTGTGCGGGACAGTGGCAACTTCATGCTGTACCACCCGGACACCAAGCGCATCGGCAAGTATGATGACGGCGGCAAACGGCCCGATGGCAAAACCTCTGTAGAGGTTTATGCCGAAGCGCTGGCCACCGAGCACTATGCCAAGGTGGTGGTCACCGCCAGCCGCAAGGGCAGCAAAGAAGAGTATCCCAAACTCAATGGCGTGGTCCGGGTCCAACCCTGGGGATGGGTCATCGGTACCGGGTTTTTCATTGATGACATTGACGCCACTTTTTGGCGTCAGGCCAGCCTGCTGCTGGGATTGATCCTCTTCGGCATGCTGGCAGTCGGCGGGCTGGCCTGGCGGCTCTCCCGCAGCATCCTTCACTCGCTCGGCGGTGATCCCGCCCACGCTGCGCACGTGGTCAAAGCCATCGCCGAAGGGGACTTGACCCAGCACATTGCCGCAGACGTCCCTGCTGACAGCCTACTGGGGAGCATGCGCAGCATGCTGCAAAACCTGCTCACCATGGTCAGCGACATTCGCGCCAGCAGCCTCGAGATTGAGCACAACGGCAACACCCTCCAGCAGCACATGGTGCAACTGAAGCAGCGCTCCCAACAAGCCAGTGCGGCAACCACATCCGCCGCCACAGCCATCGAGGAACTTTCCGCCAGTATTGACCATGTCTCGAGCAATGCCCGCGCCACGGAGTCCGATGCGCATACGACGTCGGAAGAAGCGGCCAGTGGCAGCAAACTGACCGAGGAAGCCCGCCACAGCATTACACAGATTGCCAGCCAGATCACCTCCGTCAACCAGCACATGCAGTCCCTGACAGAGCGCACCCGCAATATCAGCGGCATCGCTGGCACGATCCGCGAAATCGCCAACCAGACCAACCTGCTGGCCCTCAATGCCGCGATTGAAGCGGCACGCGCCGGTGAAACCGGCCGTGGCTTTGCCGTCGTGGCCGATGAAGTGCGCAAGCTGGCAGAGCGCACCGCCGTGGCCACCGATGAAATCGCCACCATCGTGCAGGCCGTCGTGCAGGATACCAGCACGGTCTCCGAGCAAGTGCAGGCGATTGGCCCCACCGTGTCCGATGGCGTCACCCGCATCCACGATGCCTCCCAGTCGCTGCAAGCCATCAACGCTCGAGCACATGCCTCTCTGGATCGCTTCCGTGCCGTTGCCCAAGCCATGGACGAGCAAAGCAAAGCCGGGGGGCACCTGGCGGGTAATGTGGAAGAAGTGGTCAGTGTCGTGGAAAGTGCCCAAGCCTCCGCCGAGCACGCCATGCTGCAGGCCCAAGCCATACATCAGTGCGCCGTCAAATTGCAGTCCAGCGTCAACCGCTTCCGGACCCGCGAACACTGACATGGCCGTATCACGCCGCCTGATGGCAGCAGGTCTGGCATTGGCTTTCAGCACCTGCGCCGGGGCCAGTGCACTGCGCACCGCGGCCCAGGAAGAATCCTTCCCCAAGTTCCAGCAGCAGGGCGAGCGATGGATCGGCTATTGCGTAGACCTGTTCCGCGCACTGGAACGGGTCACACCGGGCCTGACAATTGTAGGTGACCAGCAACCCTTGCCGCTCAAGCGCATCATCCTCGAAGTCGCCTCCGGGCAACTTGACCCGGCTTGTGGTCTGCTGGATACCGCCGAACGGCGGGCCATGCTGCGCTATGCCCAGCCTGCACTATATGAAGTCCGTTACTATCTGGCCGTCCGCAAAGACGATCGGGTGTCGGTCCGTCAATGGAAGGACGTCCTGGCGCTGGGCCAAGACAATATCATCCTGGTCAACTATGGCAGTGGCGCGGTAGATCGCCTGAAACAAATCCCCGGCTTGCAGCTTGATACACTGGCGGGCAGCACGGAAAACAATCTGCTCAAGCTGTTGGCCAAGTGGGGCCGCTTCTTTTACTACCGGGAACCTGGGCTGTCCCAAGCGCTGAAAGCCACGAAACTGGACAAGCGCATCCGTGTTTTGCCGAACACCATGGACATCACGACGTTCCATCTGGTGCTCAACCCCAATCTGCCACCGGAGCAAATTCGGCAGCTGGAGGAGGGACTGACCCGACTCAAACAGGATGGCACCCTGAACAAGCTGGACCTGCAGTGGAACCAGCTCACCCAGACAAGACACTGACCCAGCGCAGCAAAACGGCAAGACAACGGGCTGGCGCACATTCCCTCCAGTGGAGTATGCAAGCCATAGCCATTCTCTTGCCCTTCCCCCGGAAGCGTATCGGTTCAAGGCCGCCTCTGCGACACGGCTACCTCCTACTGTGACATCGTCAGTCAGCCAGATTTGCAGGTATTGAATACGATCAGCAGAAAAACCATTCCGCGACGGACTCAGTACTGAAGAAGGCTGCGCGCCAGCAAGGCGGCGGTGGCCTCAGCGGAACCCTCACCCCCCAGCACAACCGCAATCCAAACTTGTTGCTCCGGTATCCAGGCTACCAGGGCTTGGGCGCCGGGGGTGCCACCACTATGCCCGAGCCAGGTCTGCACCCGTCCTGCGTCCAGCGGTACCTCATAGCGCATGACACCGCGGCCATAGAACAGACGGGGCTCAAACATGGGGTGCATGCGCTCAAACAGGCGTGACGCTGGGAAGTGCTTCCAGAAGCGTTGCTGCAGAATGGCTTGCCACAGCTTGAGCATATCATCCGGGCTGCCGACCAGCGCCCCGGCCCCTTGCGGCCAGCCTGGCTGGATGACCGGGCCGGACGCCGACAGCAAGGATGCCACATCCGGTGGCAATTCGTCTGGCTGCAACACCTGCAAGCTGCTTGGCCCCAAAACCTTTTGTAGCTCAGCGTTGGCATAGTGGGCATAGGATTCACCACTCATGTGCTCCAGCAAAGCACTCAACTGCTGGTAGCCGGTATTGGAGTAGTACCAGCCGGAGCCCGGGCAAAATTGCCGACCTCGCTGCAATGCACGCTGCAACACCAGCTCAGGACGTACTGCGCCGGGATGCTGGCGGAATTCCGGGTCTTCGTTATAGCTGGTCAGGCCGGACACATGTCGCAGCAAATGATCCACCGTAACCTCCGGCAACGGGAACGCCGGCATCAACTGCTGCACCGGTGTCTCCAGCCCCCTATCACGGGCCTCCAGCTGTCGGATGACCAGCGCAGCGGTCAGTATTTTGCCCACACTCGCCCAGTAGTAACGCGGGTAGGGAGATTCGCCATTTCCTGTGCGATTGCTCGACCAGTGCGCCGCCCCCTGCCTGACACTCACGCTGATGGCGCGAGCATGGGTACGCGACAATGCGGTATCCATCGCCCGCTCCAGCCGTGCAACCGTCTGCGCTGGGAAAGTCGATTCCGCTGCTGCGACCGGTGGCACCACGGGCAAGGTGTAACTGATCGCGGGCTGCTCATCACCCCCCTTGCCAGGGCAGTCCAAGACTGCTGCCTGAGCCCAGCCCCACCCTATCACCATCAGGCACACCCAACGCATATCCTCTCCCGGCAGCGTGAAGCACGCAGACTACAACGCCAAGCTGAAGACCCGCTTAAACCCCTTGGGGAGTACCGGCTGCGCGCGTACGCCGCACAAACAGGATGGCCGAGACATACAGCCCGCAAGACAGCACCACTTCCAGCAGGGCCAGCTGTTGTGACAGACCACGGTCACCCCAGCCGCGCATCACCCCTTCGATGAAGTACAGCAGGACAAACATGGTCATCCATTTGTAGGTATACATCCGTCCGCGCAGGATGCCGAACAGCGGCACCAGCAGCGGCAATACCTTCAGCACCAGCCAGGAACCACCGGGGCGCAGCGGGGCCAGCCACAGCTCCCAGGCCAGGCACAGGGCGATCAAGCCCAGCAGGCAGACATTGCATGTCCAGTACGCAGCTCGCATGTCACGCCCCCAGCTTCAAGGCGGTTTCCGCCAGACGGCGACCCAAGGCTTGTGCCAGCTGCTGTTCGTGGACTGAGAGCGCCGTCTGGTTACCCAGCCCGGTGACATGGCTGGCACCATAGGGGGTGCCGCCATCGCGGGTGGCGCTGAGCGCCGCCTCAGTAAAGGGCAAGCCCAGCAGCAGCATGCCATGATGCAGCAGCGGCAACATCATCGACAGCAAGGTCGATTCCTGCCCGCCATGCTGGGTGGTGCTGCTGGTAAATACCGCCGCCGGCTTGCCCACCAGCGCGCCGTTTTGCCACAGTGCACTGCTGCTGTCGAGGAAGTACTTGACCGGTGCAGCCATATTGCCAAAGCGGGTAGGGCTCCCCAGCGCCAAACCATCGCAGTGCCGCAAATCGTCCAGCGTCACATAGGGTGCGCCTTGTTCCGGCACGGCAGGTTCCACCGCCTCACACACCGTCGATACCCGTGGCACGGTGCGCAGTTTGGCCCGCGCACCCGGCACGCTGTCCACGCCGCGTGCAATCTGTTGCGCCAAAGCCCGTACTGAGCCATGCACGCTGTAATACAGCACCAGAATTTCCGCCACCGTGGTACCCCTGATCGTCACAATGGGGGTTATTATAGCGGACCCTCCCGTGTTACCGGATGCCGTCATGCCTTTGCGCGACCTGATTCCAGCCCGAGTCATCAGCCTGCTCAGCTTCACCCGCTTTCTCGGTCAGCGGGTGGTGGAAGGTCGCTGCCTGCAGGTGGCGGGCAGCCTCAGCTTTACCACCTTGCTGGCACTGGTCCCCTTTGTCACCATCGCCCTGGCCTTGCTGGCCCCGTTTGAGGTATTTGAGCGGGTCAGCACCCAGTTCAAGACCTTCCTGCTGACCAATCTGGTGCCGGATACCGCCGGGCGCATCATTACCGTTTACATGCGGCAGTTTACCGACAATGCCGAGCGCTTGACGGTAATGGGCATCATCGTGCTGGCGATCACCGCCATCATGCTGATCTCGACCATCGACCGGGCCTTTACCGCCATCTGGCAAACCGCGCATCGCCGCCCCTTCTGGCAGCGGTTGATGCTGTACTGGACCATCCTGACGCTGGCGCCGATCCTGATTGGCCTGTCGCTGTCCCTGGTCGACCAGCTGTTTGCCTTGCTGCCGGACTTCAAGCGCTCGCTGAACTGGCTGGAGAATCTGCTCAAGCTGGGGCTACGCACCACGCTGGGCGTGATGACCTTTGCCCTGCTGTTCCACTTTGCTCCCAACC is a genomic window of Leeia aquatica containing:
- a CDS encoding methyl-accepting chemotaxis protein codes for the protein MKLSHRLLLLTLFSLLGLLLLGAVSLYLSRQGLLAEKHAQIEQLLQIAESVVSQQAQLAAEGKIPEAEAKKQALLALASAHAKDGYYFVRDSGNFMLYHPDTKRIGKYDDGGKRPDGKTSVEVYAEALATEHYAKVVVTASRKGSKEEYPKLNGVVRVQPWGWVIGTGFFIDDIDATFWRQASLLLGLILFGMLAVGGLAWRLSRSILHSLGGDPAHAAHVVKAIAEGDLTQHIAADVPADSLLGSMRSMLQNLLTMVSDIRASSLEIEHNGNTLQQHMVQLKQRSQQASAATTSAATAIEELSASIDHVSSNARATESDAHTTSEEAASGSKLTEEARHSITQIASQITSVNQHMQSLTERTRNISGIAGTIREIANQTNLLALNAAIEAARAGETGRGFAVVADEVRKLAERTAVATDEIATIVQAVVQDTSTVSEQVQAIGPTVSDGVTRIHDASQSLQAINARAHASLDRFRAVAQAMDEQSKAGGHLAGNVEEVVSVVESAQASAEHAMLQAQAIHQCAVKLQSSVNRFRTREH
- a CDS encoding substrate-binding periplasmic protein; protein product: MAVSRRLMAAGLALAFSTCAGASALRTAAQEESFPKFQQQGERWIGYCVDLFRALERVTPGLTIVGDQQPLPLKRIILEVASGQLDPACGLLDTAERRAMLRYAQPALYEVRYYLAVRKDDRVSVRQWKDVLALGQDNIILVNYGSGAVDRLKQIPGLQLDTLAGSTENNLLKLLAKWGRFFYYREPGLSQALKATKLDKRIRVLPNTMDITTFHLVLNPNLPPEQIRQLEEGLTRLKQDGTLNKLDLQWNQLTQTRH
- a CDS encoding serine hydrolase domain-containing protein, with the translated sequence MDCPGKGGDEQPAISYTLPVVPPVAAAESTFPAQTVARLERAMDTALSRTHARAISVSVRQGAAHWSSNRTGNGESPYPRYYWASVGKILTAALVIRQLEARDRGLETPVQQLMPAFPLPEVTVDHLLRHVSGLTSYNEDPEFRQHPGAVRPELVLQRALQRGRQFCPGSGWYYSNTGYQQLSALLEHMSGESYAHYANAELQKVLGPSSLQVLQPDELPPDVASLLSASGPVIQPGWPQGAGALVGSPDDMLKLWQAILQQRFWKHFPASRLFERMHPMFEPRLFYGRGVMRYEVPLDAGRVQTWLGHSGGTPGAQALVAWIPEQQVWIAVVLGGEGSAEATAALLARSLLQY
- a CDS encoding DUF2069 domain-containing protein, encoding MRAAYWTCNVCLLGLIALCLAWELWLAPLRPGGSWLVLKVLPLLVPLFGILRGRMYTYKWMTMFVLLYFIEGVMRGWGDRGLSQQLALLEVVLSCGLYVSAILFVRRTRAAGTPQGV
- the wrbA gene encoding NAD(P)H:quinone oxidoreductase, which encodes MAEILVLYYSVHGSVRALAQQIARGVDSVPGARAKLRTVPRVSTVCEAVEPAVPEQGAPYVTLDDLRHCDGLALGSPTRFGNMAAPVKYFLDSSSALWQNGALVGKPAAVFTSSTTQHGGQESTLLSMMLPLLHHGMLLLGLPFTEAALSATRDGGTPYGASHVTGLGNQTALSVHEQQLAQALGRRLAETALKLGA